One window of Methanogenium organophilum genomic DNA carries:
- the thiM gene encoding hydroxyethylthiazole kinase: MDPKSIADALTAVRHSRPLVHHITNTVTTNDCANITLCTGAAPVMAAAPEEAGEMAALAGAVVLNIGTLSAAQVESMLIAGRAANERGIPVILDPVGAGATAMRTEACERLLAELDIAVLKGNAGEIGVLAGAGGEVRGVDSAGLAGDPAAVAASCARTYGTVVVMTGPEDYISDGERTLVVGNGNPLMGCLSGTGCMTASVVGAFVAAGDDAVVAAAAACASFSRAGERAAELARGPYSFRTALFDEMANLTEDDLAAHADVRDAGAA; the protein is encoded by the coding sequence ATGGACCCGAAATCAATCGCAGATGCACTCACGGCTGTCCGACACTCCCGGCCGCTGGTGCACCATATCACGAATACCGTGACGACAAACGACTGTGCGAATATCACGCTCTGTACCGGGGCTGCACCGGTGATGGCGGCGGCACCGGAGGAAGCCGGAGAGATGGCGGCACTCGCAGGGGCGGTCGTACTCAATATCGGGACGCTCTCGGCAGCACAGGTGGAGTCGATGCTTATTGCCGGGCGTGCGGCAAACGAGCGGGGCATCCCGGTCATCCTCGACCCGGTGGGGGCCGGGGCGACTGCGATGCGGACCGAAGCGTGCGAACGACTCCTCGCAGAGCTCGATATCGCGGTTCTGAAGGGCAATGCAGGTGAGATTGGCGTTCTCGCCGGTGCCGGTGGAGAGGTCCGGGGAGTGGACTCGGCGGGTCTTGCCGGCGACCCTGCGGCGGTTGCGGCCTCCTGTGCCCGGACGTACGGGACGGTTGTCGTGATGACCGGCCCGGAGGACTATATATCAGACGGGGAACGGACGCTTGTCGTCGGAAACGGCAATCCCCTGATGGGCTGTCTCTCGGGGACGGGGTGCATGACGGCCTCGGTCGTTGGGGCGTTTGTTGCGGCAGGAGACGATGCGGTGGTCGCGGCTGCTGCGGCCTGTGCGTCTTTCAGCCGGGCCGGGGAACGGGCGGCTGAGCTGGCACGGGGACCGTATTCCTTCCGCACAGCGCTTTTTGACGAGATGGCGAACCTCACAGAGGACGACCTCGCGGCCCACGCCGACGTGCGGGATGCAGGTGCGGCCTGA
- the thiE gene encoding thiamine phosphate synthase: MNAYFTEDRLSGLPPLYVVTDTGIGRGRSHAALAALSAAGGAGVIQLRDKELSGSDLLKEAIAVREALAGQNAIFIVNDSLAVALASGADGVHLGQGDGSVQEARTEADRVVAVRNKSRDGPDRRFIIGVSVGSVAEARRAIHEGADYVALGPVYATTSKADAGAVCGLGLLQEIREAVSVPVVGIGGIGMHNVQDVFRAGADSAAVISAVVAEEDVTAAARAMCGMIDGVR; the protein is encoded by the coding sequence ATGAATGCATACTTTACGGAAGACCGGCTCTCCGGCCTTCCACCGCTCTATGTCGTGACTGATACCGGTATCGGCCGGGGCAGGTCCCACGCGGCTCTTGCGGCCCTTTCTGCAGCAGGCGGGGCCGGCGTCATCCAGCTCCGCGACAAGGAGCTTTCGGGGAGTGATCTTTTGAAAGAGGCCATCGCGGTCCGGGAGGCGCTTGCCGGACAGAATGCCATCTTTATCGTGAACGACTCGCTTGCGGTGGCCCTTGCCTCCGGGGCGGACGGAGTGCACCTCGGCCAGGGTGACGGCTCGGTTCAGGAGGCACGGACTGAAGCAGACCGGGTGGTCGCCGTGAGAAACAAGAGCAGGGACGGCCCGGACCGCCGGTTTATCATCGGTGTCTCGGTGGGTTCCGTTGCAGAGGCCCGCCGGGCGATCCACGAGGGGGCGGACTATGTGGCCTTAGGCCCGGTCTATGCGACGACATCGAAGGCGGATGCGGGTGCAGTCTGCGGCCTCGGCCTCCTGCAGGAGATCCGCGAGGCGGTCTCCGTGCCGGTCGTAGGCATCGGCGGCATCGGCATGCACAACGTGCAGGACGTCTTTCGTGCCGGGGCGGACTCGGCCGCCGTGATCTCGGCGGTTGTCGCAGAAGAGGATGTCACGGCTGCCGCACGGGCGATGTGCGGGATGATTGACGGGGTGCGGTGA
- a CDS encoding DUF1848 domain-containing protein: MVRWEPVTLETDDGATVEARAPVIISASRSTDIPACYADWFAERLKRGYLVWMNPFNRRPSYISFDKCRAIVFWTKNAEPMMGYLDDIDARGIHYYFQYTVNDYEAEGLEPNIPPLDARIENFVNISEKIGKERVIWRFDPIILSDEVTMDDILSRIEAIGSRLHSHTTKLVFSFIDIAAYRKVQTNLEFTGCRELTVAEMKEFGEKISRMNKKWGLDLATCGEPIDLDAYGIRRNSCIDGDLLGRLFPDDIPLTEFLQNNNKKDKGQRKVCNCIGSKDIGQYNTCMNLCRYCYANRSAGDVRSNYERHLRNPWSETITGDVLKE; encoded by the coding sequence ATGGTTAGATGGGAACCGGTTACCCTGGAAACCGACGACGGAGCAACGGTGGAGGCCCGTGCTCCGGTGATCATATCGGCAAGCCGGTCCACTGACATCCCCGCGTGCTATGCGGACTGGTTTGCAGAGCGGCTGAAGAGAGGATATCTGGTATGGATGAACCCGTTCAACCGCCGCCCCTCATATATTTCGTTTGATAAATGCAGGGCAATCGTCTTCTGGACGAAGAATGCGGAGCCGATGATGGGATATCTGGATGATATCGATGCGAGGGGCATTCACTACTATTTTCAGTACACCGTCAACGATTATGAAGCGGAAGGGCTGGAACCGAATATCCCTCCGCTGGATGCACGAATCGAAAATTTTGTGAATATATCCGAAAAAATCGGCAAAGAGCGGGTGATCTGGCGGTTTGACCCCATCATTCTCTCGGATGAGGTCACCATGGATGATATCCTCTCGCGGATTGAGGCCATCGGCAGTCGGCTGCATTCGCATACCACGAAACTGGTCTTTAGTTTCATCGATATTGCAGCCTACCGGAAGGTGCAGACAAACCTGGAATTCACGGGGTGCCGGGAACTGACGGTTGCTGAAATGAAAGAGTTCGGCGAAAAAATCTCCCGCATGAACAAAAAATGGGGGCTTGACCTCGCCACCTGTGGTGAACCAATCGACCTCGATGCCTATGGCATCCGTCGTAACAGCTGTATCGACGGCGATCTGCTGGGAAGACTCTTCCCCGATGACATCCCCCTTACTGAATTCCTGCAAAATAACAATAAAAAGGACAAGGGACAGCGCAAGGTATGCAACTGCATAGGGAGCAAGGACATCGGCCAGTATAATACCTGCATGAACCTGTGCCGCTACTGTTATGCAAACCGGTCCGCAGGAGACGTCCGCAGTAATTACGAACGGCACCTCAGGAACCCGTGGTCCGAAACGATTACGGGGGATGTGTTGAAGGAGTGA
- a CDS encoding PDDEXK family nuclease, whose product MSYISPGATPMADPVFLFNKDDTLVQMNETLYKTENDLQHILAKYPKLLFPGNDDPVPLLLVQREAGIPGDEDEGDSFSLDHLFLDHDGIPTLVEVKRSTDTRIRREVVAQMLDYAANTVAY is encoded by the coding sequence ATGAGCTACATCTCACCGGGAGCAACCCCTATGGCCGACCCGGTATTCCTCTTCAACAAAGATGACACGCTCGTTCAGATGAACGAAACACTGTACAAAACCGAGAATGATCTCCAACACATCCTCGCCAAATACCCGAAACTCCTCTTCCCGGGCAATGACGACCCGGTTCCGCTTCTGCTGGTCCAGCGTGAAGCAGGAATTCCCGGTGATGAAGACGAAGGTGACAGTTTCTCTCTTGACCATCTGTTTCTCGACCACGACGGCATCCCGACGCTTGTCGAAGTCAAGCGCAGCACAGATACCCGTATACGCCGTGAAGTGGTGGCGCAGATGCTCGATTATGCAGCGAATACCGTCGCCTACTGA
- the csx2 gene encoding TIGR02221 family CRISPR-associated protein — protein MKLISFLGEQGEGAGLYTCGVSSCETRFVQEAICRLLGTVDSAVLFATEGARKATWEPVSLSLTRCGVTSEMVVIPNGETEDELWEIFRAIETSIDDGEDIVFDITHGYRSLLLVGFLSAAFLQTTGKADISRLFYGQYRDDGEASPVLDMTPFLSILDWTTSVHAFLRSMDASGINRLANRTAKKAYLSGRPDAPEKLSRFAEALDGFAVATRMARPVEALNLAAGIARDIDDVTGEVEVFTPPLVEVLDHIHQVGDLGIRKPEKSEGLTWAHVEKELALIGFMVERGLLLQGVTFSREWLVNVMLLARFGDGYPGWLDPDTRYEMSQTFGAAILKLKGSTYLPTYFIDWYMALPYEDEATRLWGELSSLRNDFAHCGMREYPPRTIRMSEKAGQLYRHLCVFFGIVMM, from the coding sequence ATGAAACTAATCTCATTTCTGGGCGAACAGGGGGAAGGGGCCGGGTTGTATACCTGCGGTGTATCATCTTGCGAGACACGGTTTGTGCAGGAGGCGATCTGCCGCCTGCTTGGGACAGTGGACAGTGCCGTCCTCTTTGCGACAGAAGGTGCCCGAAAGGCTACATGGGAGCCGGTTTCGCTGTCACTCACCCGCTGTGGTGTCACATCTGAAATGGTTGTCATCCCAAACGGGGAAACTGAAGACGAACTCTGGGAGATCTTCCGGGCAATTGAGACCAGTATTGATGACGGTGAGGATATCGTTTTTGATATCACCCACGGGTACCGCTCTCTCCTTCTGGTCGGTTTTCTATCGGCGGCATTTCTGCAGACAACGGGTAAGGCAGACATCTCACGTCTCTTCTATGGGCAGTACCGGGATGACGGCGAAGCGTCTCCGGTCCTGGACATGACACCCTTTCTCTCAATTCTTGATTGGACCACTAGTGTCCATGCCTTTCTGAGGTCGATGGATGCGTCCGGTATTAACCGGCTTGCAAACCGGACAGCAAAGAAAGCCTATCTCTCCGGTCGGCCGGATGCACCGGAGAAACTCTCGCGATTCGCCGAGGCCCTGGACGGCTTTGCGGTGGCGACCCGGATGGCGCGCCCGGTCGAGGCCCTGAACCTTGCAGCAGGCATTGCCCGGGATATCGACGATGTGACAGGCGAAGTGGAGGTATTCACCCCGCCTCTTGTGGAGGTGCTTGATCATATCCATCAGGTAGGCGATCTCGGCATCCGAAAGCCGGAGAAGAGCGAAGGGCTGACTTGGGCCCATGTGGAGAAAGAACTTGCCCTCATCGGGTTTATGGTCGAACGGGGTCTCCTGCTTCAGGGGGTAACCTTCTCGCGTGAGTGGCTGGTGAACGTTATGCTCCTTGCCCGCTTTGGGGACGGTTATCCCGGCTGGCTGGACCCGGATACCCGATATGAAATGTCGCAGACTTTTGGGGCTGCCATCCTTAAACTGAAAGGTTCGACGTATCTTCCGACGTATTTTATTGACTGGTACATGGCACTTCCCTATGAAGATGAGGCGACCCGTCTTTGGGGGGAACTCTCCAGTCTCAGGAATGACTTCGCCCACTGTGGTATGCGGGAGTATCCTCCGCGGACAATACGGATGAGTGAAAAAGCGGGGCAACTCTATAGGCACCTATGTGTTTTTTTTGGGATTGTGATGATGTGA
- a CDS encoding PocR ligand-binding domain-containing protein translates to MNSILYVDDEEALLDIAKIFLERTGTFSVDTAGSASEGLELIQTQAYSAVVSDYEMPGMNGIEFLQEVRNHFPDLPFIIFTGRGREDVVIEALNSGASYYIQKGGDPVSQFAELTHKINLAVDKRKTEGQLWLDERRLEALVDFYEKSAMPVHDFMDYAIEEITRITASQYGYIAFVKEEEDLLSMYSWSQQAMKECRIAEHQKDYSVAGAGIWGDAVRNRQVSIINDFESTVRGRNKLPEGHVHLSRYLGVPVFDKEKIVLLAGVANKKTPYDEADVRQITLLMNGLWEIVTRKKTEDELKSAYAEMEAAYEELVASQDELVSMHEELQSSRDRLEVQVNYLLSPCSDIPEPELIDLISSDDLQRIQDAFAEACNVASMITDTGGKPITRLSNGCEVCTIIRSTEKGAGNCMISDRTLGKEAHELMKPTYAACRGIGFIDASAPICVGGRHIANWLIGQSNPMGVTKEQVIRYAREIDADENALVTAFERMETMSLDTFEKILHLLWIVAGQLSTLAYTNVRLAKDAREAHLGEGESKNGKE, encoded by the coding sequence ATGAATTCAATTCTGTATGTTGATGACGAAGAGGCGTTGCTGGATATCGCAAAAATCTTTCTGGAACGCACTGGCACATTCTCTGTGGATACTGCCGGTTCTGCCTCTGAGGGGCTTGAGCTGATTCAGACTCAGGCTTACAGTGCAGTCGTTTCGGATTATGAGATGCCGGGGATGAACGGGATTGAATTTCTTCAGGAGGTACGCAATCACTTCCCTGACCTTCCCTTTATTATCTTTACCGGAAGGGGGCGCGAAGATGTAGTGATTGAGGCATTAAACAGCGGGGCCAGTTATTATATTCAGAAAGGCGGAGATCCTGTATCCCAGTTTGCCGAACTCACACACAAAATAAATCTCGCCGTTGATAAGCGAAAAACGGAGGGGCAGCTTTGGCTTGACGAACGACGTCTGGAGGCGCTTGTGGATTTTTACGAGAAGTCCGCCATGCCAGTTCATGATTTTATGGATTATGCAATTGAGGAGATTACCCGGATCACCGCGAGCCAGTATGGCTACATTGCCTTTGTGAAAGAGGAAGAAGATTTGCTTTCTATGTACAGCTGGTCACAACAGGCGATGAAGGAATGTCGTATAGCGGAGCATCAGAAAGATTATTCCGTGGCTGGGGCCGGAATCTGGGGCGATGCCGTTCGCAACCGGCAGGTAAGCATCATCAATGATTTTGAAAGCACAGTCCGCGGCCGGAATAAGCTTCCCGAAGGTCATGTACATTTGTCCCGCTATCTGGGCGTCCCCGTATTCGATAAGGAAAAGATCGTCCTCCTTGCAGGGGTTGCCAACAAAAAAACACCCTATGATGAGGCTGATGTCCGGCAGATCACTTTGCTCATGAATGGCCTGTGGGAGATTGTTACACGGAAAAAAACGGAAGATGAATTGAAGAGCGCCTATGCAGAGATGGAGGCCGCATATGAGGAACTGGTGGCAAGTCAGGACGAGCTCGTTAGTATGCATGAGGAATTGCAGTCGAGCCGGGATCGACTGGAGGTGCAGGTGAATTATCTCCTCAGTCCCTGTTCAGATATTCCGGAACCGGAACTGATTGATTTGATATCATCTGATGACCTTCAGCGTATTCAGGATGCCTTTGCAGAGGCCTGCAATGTTGCATCTATGATTACCGATACTGGGGGCAAGCCCATCACCCGACTGAGCAATGGGTGTGAGGTCTGCACCATCATCCGTAGTACAGAGAAGGGTGCAGGAAACTGTATGATTTCAGATCGGACATTGGGAAAAGAGGCGCATGAACTGATGAAACCAACCTATGCAGCGTGTCGGGGTATTGGCTTCATTGATGCCAGTGCACCGATCTGTGTCGGTGGGAGGCATATCGCGAACTGGCTTATCGGCCAGAGCAATCCAATGGGGGTTACAAAAGAGCAGGTGATCCGGTATGCCCGGGAAATAGATGCAGATGAGAATGCTCTTGTTACTGCATTCGAACGTATGGAGACAATGTCTCTCGACACATTCGAAAAGATCCTTCATCTGCTCTGGATTGTGGCAGGGCAGTTATCCACCCTTGCCTATACCAATGTGCGGCTTGCTAAGGATGCCCGGGAGGCACATTTGGGTGAAGGGGAAAGCAAAAACGGTAAAGAATAA
- a CDS encoding YunC family protein, which yields MTDEKITIGGEEFVCSIIPAGPVNIVFAANDSGLVGCGAIDVTALAGFGYAAARIRPPDGHTSVATADDLMRGIIKEANPIAEEKGVRVGMTGEEALALLG from the coding sequence ATGACAGATGAGAAGATAACCATCGGAGGAGAGGAATTTGTCTGTTCCATCATCCCTGCAGGACCAGTCAATATTGTCTTTGCTGCAAACGATAGCGGTCTCGTAGGTTGTGGTGCAATTGACGTCACGGCGCTTGCCGGTTTTGGCTACGCAGCAGCCCGCATCCGACCTCCGGATGGCCATACATCGGTTGCGACCGCTGATGACCTGATGCGGGGAATCATAAAAGAGGCAAATCCCATCGCAGAAGAAAAGGGCGTCCGGGTTGGAATGACCGGCGAAGAAGCACTTGCACTGCTGGGATAG
- the recQ gene encoding DNA helicase RecQ: MPFSNATRVLRQYFGYDSLYPYQEEIIRALAEGEDVIGVIATGGGKSLCYQIPALLSEGTAIVISPLIALMKDQVDTLRECGVSAACITSLQDYRERRETEAAIVHGEVRVLYVSPERAVKKEFFSLLKKAHITLIAVDEAHCISQWGHEFRPEYRELSRLIREFSHAPVVALTATATPAVQKDIIAQLHLRRPRRVTGSFYRKNLRYEVRSKKDTKGAILSYLRAHQGQAGIIYCLSRKGVEDLTATLRRSGIRALPYHAGLTRQEREAAQEAFVRDRVQVIIATVAFGMGIDKPDVRFVIHHDLPRSPEHYYQETGRAGRDGDPADCILFYSAGDLHRQAFFIRQESSAARQRSAYAKLEEMAAYCEEQRCRQAMILQYFGEEPPAGGCGSCDICCSPRERFDGTDVTRMAVTCVQALEVPCGSNHLIDLLRGANTKKIRELGQKNTPGYGVGKAYSKDEWRSFIRELIRMGYLGRESGAYPVLTVGEAGEELLAAGADTEEVYLTRTKAVKDDHREEPADPGFLRLKALRREIADREGIAPYMIFSDAAIREMVARRPTTDAEFLSIKGVGAAKLERFGPAFMATLRHEDSKADNSARETLRLYCSGCTITEIARERSLTPDICAAHLTEAIEGGEQVEIDDLVPPHRQASIREAAAREGTRDIRRLKAVLGDRFSYTDIRLTCAADRQRDGK; this comes from the coding sequence ATGCCATTCTCTAATGCCACCCGGGTTCTGAGGCAATACTTCGGATATGACTCCCTGTACCCATACCAGGAGGAGATCATCCGTGCCTTGGCAGAGGGTGAGGATGTCATCGGGGTGATCGCAACCGGGGGCGGAAAATCTCTTTGTTACCAGATACCGGCATTACTCTCGGAAGGGACAGCAATCGTCATCTCTCCCCTTATCGCCCTTATGAAGGATCAGGTAGACACCCTCCGGGAATGCGGTGTGTCTGCCGCATGTATCACATCATTACAGGACTACCGCGAAAGACGGGAGACGGAAGCGGCCATTGTCCACGGGGAGGTGCGGGTGCTCTATGTATCTCCCGAACGGGCGGTAAAGAAGGAATTCTTCTCTCTTTTGAAGAAGGCACACATCACCCTCATCGCTGTCGATGAGGCACACTGCATCTCACAGTGGGGACACGAATTCCGGCCGGAATACCGCGAACTCTCTCGTCTCATTCGCGAGTTTTCCCACGCACCGGTAGTGGCGCTGACGGCGACGGCGACTCCTGCCGTGCAAAAAGATATCATCGCACAACTCCATCTCCGCCGCCCGCGCCGGGTGACCGGGAGTTTCTACCGGAAAAACCTCCGGTATGAGGTCAGATCAAAGAAGGATACCAAAGGAGCAATTCTGTCCTATCTCCGGGCACACCAGGGACAGGCTGGGATTATCTACTGCCTCAGTCGCAAAGGGGTCGAAGATCTCACCGCCACCCTCCGCCGCTCCGGCATCCGGGCTCTGCCCTACCACGCCGGACTCACCCGGCAGGAACGGGAGGCGGCACAGGAGGCATTTGTCCGTGACCGTGTGCAGGTGATCATTGCCACCGTCGCCTTCGGAATGGGGATTGATAAACCGGACGTCCGGTTTGTGATTCATCACGACCTGCCCCGTTCCCCTGAGCATTACTACCAGGAGACGGGAAGGGCGGGACGGGACGGCGACCCGGCAGACTGCATTCTCTTCTATTCTGCAGGTGACCTCCACCGGCAGGCATTTTTTATCCGGCAGGAATCATCTGCCGCCCGGCAGCGTTCAGCGTATGCAAAACTCGAGGAGATGGCTGCCTACTGTGAGGAGCAGCGCTGTCGGCAGGCGATGATCCTACAGTACTTCGGAGAAGAGCCCCCTGCCGGCGGATGCGGCTCCTGTGACATATGTTGTTCACCGCGGGAGCGGTTCGACGGCACGGATGTGACCCGCATGGCAGTCACCTGTGTGCAGGCCCTCGAGGTACCCTGCGGTTCAAATCATCTCATCGACCTGCTTCGCGGTGCAAATACCAAAAAGATCCGTGAACTGGGACAAAAGAATACCCCCGGATACGGTGTAGGGAAGGCATACTCAAAGGACGAATGGCGTTCGTTCATACGGGAACTCATACGGATGGGATATCTCGGGCGGGAAAGTGGCGCGTATCCCGTGCTCACCGTAGGAGAGGCAGGAGAGGAACTCCTTGCCGCCGGAGCAGATACCGAAGAGGTCTATTTAACCCGCACGAAAGCGGTAAAAGACGACCATCGGGAAGAGCCTGCAGATCCCGGGTTCCTCCGGCTGAAAGCACTCCGACGGGAGATCGCAGACCGCGAAGGGATTGCTCCATATATGATCTTCTCGGATGCGGCTATCCGGGAGATGGTTGCCAGACGGCCAACAACGGATGCAGAATTTCTTTCCATCAAGGGGGTCGGTGCCGCCAAACTCGAGCGGTTCGGCCCGGCCTTTATGGCGACATTGCGGCACGAAGATAGCAAAGCAGACAACTCAGCACGAGAGACTCTGCGCCTCTACTGTTCCGGGTGTACGATAACAGAGATTGCCCGGGAGCGTTCCCTCACCCCGGATATCTGCGCTGCCCATCTCACGGAGGCAATTGAGGGCGGAGAGCAGGTGGAGATTGACGATCTTGTGCCACCGCACCGTCAGGCATCCATACGGGAGGCTGCGGCACGGGAGGGGACACGGGACATCCGGCGGCTCAAGGCTGTCCTCGGTGATCGGTTCTCCTACACTGACATCCGCCTCACCTGTGCCGCGGACCGGCAGAGAGACGGGAAGTGA
- a CDS encoding NifB/NifX family molybdenum-iron cluster-binding protein: MKLCIPISEDKGLESIPYGHFGSAPAFLLVETETGVCSQIPPTDSTHGSGGCAPAEELAEHSVDAVLVGGIGRGAIMSLNGAGIKVFCAIPGTVGENVKALNDGTLGEMDPSGACAGHSHDNGGCC; encoded by the coding sequence ATGAAACTCTGCATACCAATCAGCGAGGATAAAGGACTTGAGAGCATCCCCTATGGGCACTTTGGATCCGCACCGGCATTCCTTCTGGTCGAAACCGAGACCGGCGTATGCTCGCAGATACCGCCCACAGACTCAACCCATGGCAGTGGGGGTTGTGCACCGGCAGAGGAACTTGCAGAACATTCTGTAGATGCAGTTCTTGTCGGTGGAATAGGCAGGGGGGCCATCATGAGCCTCAATGGTGCAGGAATAAAAGTATTCTGTGCCATCCCCGGAACCGTTGGAGAAAATGTCAAAGCACTGAACGACGGAACCCTCGGAGAGATGGATCCTTCAGGTGCATGCGCCGGGCACAGTCACGACAACGGCGGCTGTTGCTAA
- a CDS encoding HXXEE domain-containing protein has translation MDERDHRSSRFSAAASWLHTHWQDGTPFLAIYTTIFLLIFVWPQGTPAFWIWICLPVYFTHQFEEYLWPGGFMAMLTQRFSTQHGTDPNVPLLTDREAYWINVGIIWVLFTVSAVFAMVIDPAWGLWVPCFTVLNGLSHAAAWIPDHQYNPGLAVSLALNIPVGTIAALILISSGIGSVLAWTASILIAVGLMAFIARYAMYRSRSRRQSGSETDPA, from the coding sequence ATGGACGAGAGAGACCACCGCAGCAGCAGATTCTCTGCTGCGGCGTCCTGGCTGCATACCCACTGGCAGGACGGGACACCATTCCTTGCCATATATACCACCATTTTCCTGCTGATCTTTGTGTGGCCACAGGGAACTCCGGCATTCTGGATCTGGATCTGCCTGCCGGTGTATTTTACGCACCAGTTTGAGGAGTATCTCTGGCCGGGAGGATTTATGGCAATGCTTACGCAGAGGTTCTCCACACAGCACGGGACTGATCCAAACGTCCCGCTCCTCACCGATCGAGAGGCGTACTGGATTAATGTAGGGATTATCTGGGTACTCTTCACGGTCTCAGCAGTCTTTGCAATGGTTATCGATCCGGCATGGGGACTCTGGGTACCGTGTTTTACAGTACTAAACGGGCTGTCCCATGCCGCCGCATGGATACCGGATCACCAGTATAATCCCGGCCTTGCAGTAAGCCTTGCCCTGAATATCCCCGTGGGAACAATAGCAGCCCTCATCCTCATATCTTCGGGTATCGGGAGCGTTTTGGCATGGACAGCATCCATACTCATTGCCGTAGGACTCATGGCATTCATTGCAAGATACGCGATGTACCGGAGTCGCAGCCGCCGTCAGTCCGGCAGTGAAACAGACCCTGCCTGA
- a CDS encoding thioredoxin family protein, whose amino-acid sequence MPETTVREITGKEWETTVEKSTLPVVVMFYTPTCPHCRTMEPYFQDYGREYAGKMIFIRLNLAENPWLGERYGVMATPTFGFFCAGKPVQSFSGAVYPTILKQRVEEVLLHGDECAEMSSAVDYEISGYA is encoded by the coding sequence ATGCCTGAAACAACTGTCCGTGAAATAACCGGCAAAGAATGGGAAACAACCGTTGAAAAGAGCACCTTGCCGGTGGTGGTGATGTTTTACACCCCGACTTGTCCACACTGCAGAACAATGGAGCCGTATTTCCAGGATTATGGGCGTGAATATGCAGGAAAAATGATTTTTATCCGGCTGAACCTGGCAGAGAATCCCTGGCTGGGTGAACGCTACGGGGTGATGGCGACACCAACCTTTGGATTCTTTTGTGCGGGAAAACCAGTGCAGAGTTTTTCCGGCGCCGTATATCCAACCATCCTAAAACAGCGTGTTGAGGAAGTATTGCTGCATGGCGATGAATGTGCCGAGATGTCGTCTGCAGTAGACTATGAGATCAGCGGATATGCATAA
- a CDS encoding EFR1 family ferrodoxin (N-terminal region resembles flavodoxins. C-terminal ferrodoxin region binds two 4Fe-4S clusters.) — protein sequence MKTILYYFTGTGNSLWAARELACHIPDTELIPMAKVIHSGGEITVQEGRIGFVFPVYIGGPPLMVSEFARKINLDSADGIFALVTMAGAGDGAWKRIKTILKKRSYQMGGAYSLKMPTNYMLLGDVLPEDQEIEVITEARTEIKRIAEQINAGDLGFEKGPFLTNLFNSAMYQPLKGQLRSQGSRFRADEKCNGCGTCELVCPAYNITVSGMEPPKWGNACESCFACINYCPRNAIQSGKKTVARGRYHHPDVSIRDLMVQNGRE from the coding sequence ATGAAGACTATACTATATTACTTCACCGGCACTGGCAATTCCCTGTGGGCAGCACGGGAACTGGCCTGCCACATACCAGATACTGAGCTGATCCCCATGGCAAAAGTGATACATAGCGGGGGAGAAATCACCGTACAGGAAGGGAGGATTGGGTTTGTGTTTCCGGTATATATTGGGGGCCCACCACTCATGGTCTCAGAATTTGCCCGCAAAATCAACCTTGATTCTGCAGATGGGATCTTTGCCCTTGTGACGATGGCCGGTGCCGGGGACGGGGCATGGAAACGGATAAAAACTATCCTTAAAAAGCGTTCTTACCAGATGGGCGGAGCATATTCCCTGAAGATGCCCACCAATTATATGCTGCTTGGAGATGTGCTTCCGGAAGACCAGGAGATTGAAGTTATCACAGAGGCACGCACTGAGATCAAACGGATTGCAGAACAAATCAACGCAGGAGATCTGGGATTTGAGAAAGGACCATTCCTTACGAATCTCTTTAACAGTGCCATGTATCAACCCCTGAAAGGACAGCTGCGCTCGCAGGGAAGCCGTTTCCGGGCAGATGAGAAGTGCAATGGATGCGGCACCTGTGAACTGGTCTGTCCGGCGTACAATATCACCGTGAGCGGCATGGAACCACCAAAATGGGGAAATGCCTGCGAATCCTGCTTCGCCTGTATCAATTACTGCCCGCGAAACGCCATTCAGTCTGGAAAAAAGACCGTTGCACGGGGTAGATACCATCACCCCGATGTGAGTATCAGGGACCTGATGGTACAAAACGGCCGGGAATAA